The proteins below are encoded in one region of Fimbriimonadaceae bacterium:
- a CDS encoding prepilin-type N-terminal cleavage/methylation domain-containing protein gives MKRAFTLIELLVVIAIIAILAGIIFPVFARAKASAKKTACISNLKQIGGAISLYMQDFDDIFPSAVDPVDKFRPEIWSEFPDFQARIPDMPMLHEALQPYVKSAEVFRCPADSGSELMDDQPDVEFKTAPTMYSGYKTSYFFRTEIAFKYFSSTRFKLPSNVNVLFDAFGHWHGDGGPVTRSDFYGGYEGKVTRFRYNTLFGDMHVRSLSFDQLREAWSTDLE, from the coding sequence GTGAAACGTGCGTTTACGCTGATTGAGCTTCTGGTCGTGATTGCCATTATTGCCATCCTGGCCGGGATCATTTTTCCTGTGTTCGCACGGGCAAAGGCTTCCGCTAAAAAGACGGCTTGCATCAGCAACCTCAAGCAAATCGGTGGTGCGATCTCGCTCTATATGCAGGATTTCGACGACATTTTCCCAAGCGCGGTCGATCCCGTCGATAAGTTTCGTCCAGAAATTTGGTCAGAGTTTCCTGATTTTCAAGCGCGTATCCCCGACATGCCGATGCTGCACGAGGCGCTCCAGCCTTACGTGAAGAGTGCGGAAGTGTTCCGCTGTCCCGCGGACTCTGGATCGGAACTTATGGACGACCAGCCTGACGTCGAGTTCAAGACGGCGCCGACCATGTATTCTGGCTATAAAACGAGCTACTTCTTCCGGACTGAAATCGCCTTCAAATACTTTAGTTCTACGCGTTTCAAACTCCCTTCGAACGTCAACGTGTTGTTCGACGCCTTTGGTCACTGGCATGGCGATGGCGGCCCCGTGACCCGGTCTGACTTCTACGGTGGATATGAAGGGAAAGTGACGCGTTTCCGATATAACACACTCTTTGGGGACATGCATGTGCGATCGCTGAGTTTCGACCAATTGCGCGAAGCTTGGTCAACAGACCTAGAGTGA
- a CDS encoding MGMT family protein codes for MDQQTVLAELESLIKKVPPGQVVSYGTLGASLCHPASGWMVGRMIRRVTAEIPWWRVVSQSGVLPISKADPRLAIEQRRLLESEGILFENGRVPQRYFTEPQF; via the coding sequence ATGGACCAGCAGACCGTACTCGCCGAGTTGGAGAGCTTAATCAAGAAAGTGCCTCCGGGCCAGGTCGTCAGTTATGGCACCCTCGGTGCGTCCCTTTGTCATCCAGCGAGCGGTTGGATGGTGGGAAGGATGATCCGGCGCGTTACCGCAGAGATTCCGTGGTGGCGAGTCGTCTCTCAAAGTGGGGTTTTGCCGATTAGCAAGGCAGATCCGCGCTTGGCTATCGAACAACGAAGGCTGTTGGAATCAGAGGGAATTCTGTTTGAAAATGGTCGCGTCCCGCAGCGTTACTTCACCGAGCCTCAGTTCTAA